One part of the Thermodesulfobacterium commune DSM 2178 genome encodes these proteins:
- a CDS encoding TonB-dependent receptor, with translation MIFRFCVKFLFVLMWILTAFIPSFAEEKETKLEEIVVTATRTEKEVGSAPASVNVVTKEKIELKAPKTIDQTLNDIPGVMVRRGKGLMDTLSFITLRGIPEQKRTLIMIDGVVLNNPYTGNVKMGGYFPEDLERVEVVKGPFSSLYGGYAMGGVVNFITKMPEKREFTFKTGYGSSWDRGEAMDDLRRVYISYGDKLWGKFSIFLSYGWQGTNGYPTDLNVQTTKPPVGITGYEVTSTKEGKTAYLIGDKGDNRWWDDGITIKAQYEFTKDTKINISFMRNRYEYNYDDPHTYLRNAAGNPVWSYGSVTENSFLNGAGGRIQNTYALSFETSLFKDLKMKLNLSYLDTEKDWYVTTSSGAKLDGSCTSTSCYVSNTPAKAYMADLQFSVPLFNNQILTFGGSFRHGYANTKEKYLKNWKDENLTTTLKYESKGKDKTYSFFIQDEIMLLNNLTAYIGFRQDWWKTYDGYANDVGKAGYPKEYPSKTASSFSPKFALVYKPFAITTLRGSIGKAFRPPTVYELYRTWTSGSTIYVSNPDLDPEKVTSWDIGVEQKLWKGAKVSLIYFENYMKDLIYRKTVKIGSYTRQEYVNVGKAESRGVEFELEQKFENWFRVFVNFTYTDSEIKENEAKPETVGCRLTYTPLWKANIGAEFEKSGFQVFIIGRYVDKWYGNDDNSDKEKNVYGSYDPYFVVDGRIAYQITKFAKLSFSVDNIFDRKYYQYYRAPGRSWFAELTLKF, from the coding sequence ATGATTTTTCGATTTTGTGTTAAGTTTTTATTTGTTTTGATGTGGATTTTAACAGCTTTTATTCCTTCTTTTGCTGAAGAAAAAGAGACAAAGCTTGAGGAGATTGTGGTAACTGCAACGAGAACTGAGAAAGAGGTGGGATCTGCTCCAGCTTCTGTAAATGTTGTTACAAAGGAAAAGATCGAGCTTAAAGCTCCAAAAACAATTGATCAAACACTTAATGATATCCCTGGGGTCATGGTAAGAAGGGGCAAGGGCTTGATGGATACACTTTCTTTTATTACTCTAAGAGGAATTCCTGAACAAAAAAGAACTTTGATTATGATTGATGGAGTTGTTCTAAATAATCCCTATACTGGAAATGTAAAAATGGGCGGATACTTTCCTGAAGACCTTGAAAGAGTTGAGGTTGTAAAAGGACCTTTTTCCTCTCTATATGGTGGTTATGCGATGGGTGGTGTTGTAAACTTTATCACAAAGATGCCTGAAAAGAGAGAATTTACCTTTAAAACAGGATATGGCTCAAGCTGGGACCGCGGAGAGGCAATGGATGACTTAAGAAGAGTTTATATTTCTTATGGAGATAAACTTTGGGGCAAATTTAGCATATTTTTAAGCTATGGCTGGCAGGGAACAAATGGATATCCCACTGATTTGAATGTCCAGACAACAAAGCCACCAGTAGGAATTACCGGATATGAGGTAACCTCCACGAAAGAGGGTAAAACTGCCTATTTAATTGGTGATAAGGGAGATAATAGGTGGTGGGATGATGGAATAACAATTAAGGCACAGTATGAGTTTACAAAGGATACGAAGATAAATATTTCATTTATGAGAAATCGTTATGAGTATAACTACGATGATCCTCATACTTACTTGAGAAATGCCGCAGGAAATCCAGTTTGGTCTTACGGATCTGTTACAGAAAACTCATTCCTTAATGGTGCTGGAGGAAGAATTCAGAATACCTATGCCCTGAGTTTTGAGACCTCTCTTTTTAAAGACTTAAAGATGAAGCTAAATCTTTCATACCTTGACACAGAAAAAGATTGGTATGTAACAACAAGTTCTGGTGCAAAGTTGGATGGTAGCTGTACTTCAACTTCATGCTATGTATCAAATACTCCAGCAAAAGCTTACATGGCAGACCTGCAGTTTAGTGTTCCACTATTCAACAATCAGATTCTTACCTTTGGTGGTTCTTTCAGACACGGATATGCAAATACAAAAGAAAAATATCTCAAAAACTGGAAGGACGAAAACTTAACAACAACCTTAAAATATGAATCAAAGGGGAAGGATAAGACCTACTCTTTCTTCATTCAGGATGAGATAATGCTTCTTAATAATCTTACTGCTTATATTGGATTCAGGCAGGATTGGTGGAAAACCTATGATGGATATGCTAATGATGTTGGTAAAGCTGGATATCCAAAGGAGTATCCATCAAAGACCGCTTCTTCTTTTAGTCCGAAATTTGCTCTTGTTTATAAACCCTTTGCTATTACAACCCTTCGTGGCTCGATTGGAAAGGCATTTAGACCACCAACAGTATATGAGCTTTACAGAACATGGACTTCTGGGTCAACCATCTACGTTTCCAATCCTGATTTAGACCCTGAAAAAGTTACCTCATGGGATATTGGAGTTGAGCAGAAACTCTGGAAAGGTGCAAAGGTATCCCTGATATATTTTGAAAACTACATGAAAGACTTAATTTATCGTAAAACTGTTAAAATTGGATCATATACCCGGCAGGAGTATGTCAATGTTGGAAAAGCTGAATCTCGTGGAGTTGAGTTTGAGCTTGAGCAGAAATTTGAAAATTGGTTTAGAGTTTTCGTAAATTTCACCTATACAGATTCTGAGATCAAAGAAAATGAGGCAAAGCCAGAAACTGTAGGTTGCAGATTGACATATACTCCATTATGGAAGGCAAATATAGGAGCTGAGTTTGAGAAATCCGGTTTTCAAGTATTTATCATTGGTAGATATGTTGATAAGTGGTATGGTAATGATGACAATTCAGACAAAGAAAAAAATGTTTATGGTTCCTATGATCCATACTTTGTCGTTGATGGAAGAATTGCATATCAGATAACTAAGTTTGCAAAGCTTAGCTTCTCAGTTGATAACATATTTGACAGAAAATACTATCAATACTACAGAGCACCGGGAAGGTCATGGTTCGCCGAGCTTACTTTAAAGTTTTAG
- a CDS encoding ABC transporter substrate-binding protein, translating into MVGVVHASTITITDKLGRKVSLKVPVKRAVVVISYELIPALNLWDQVVGVSRWAEENCGLYKAFVNENPALKKPLVGAGSDVNVEAVLKLNPDVVITWTYNPNTIRFLEQKGIKVIGIYPESLTELYRDMRMHGKIFGKEKKTEEVIKEMNRIFKLIEDRVSKIPSDKRKKVIHLGGTPTRVSGVLGVINDLIKIAGAINPAGTIMQRNVDVSVEKIIEWNPDVIFIWGSAGYDESWLYHNSQWRFIKAVKNRKVYKLPRWSTWSPRLAPIALYMAMKIYPEYFRDINFEKIADDFYKKVFGISYYKVKRYEGY; encoded by the coding sequence ATGGTAGGGGTAGTTCATGCCTCTACCATAACTATAACTGACAAGCTTGGAAGAAAGGTAAGTCTTAAAGTCCCTGTTAAAAGAGCAGTAGTTGTCATTTCATATGAGCTTATACCTGCATTGAATTTATGGGATCAGGTTGTAGGTGTGTCTCGCTGGGCAGAGGAAAACTGCGGTTTGTATAAAGCATTTGTAAATGAGAATCCTGCACTTAAGAAACCTTTAGTTGGTGCTGGAAGTGATGTAAATGTGGAGGCTGTGTTGAAACTTAATCCTGATGTAGTAATTACATGGACATACAATCCTAATACAATAAGATTTCTTGAACAAAAGGGAATAAAAGTAATTGGAATATATCCTGAAAGTCTTACAGAGCTTTACCGGGATATGAGAATGCACGGAAAGATTTTCGGTAAAGAAAAGAAAACAGAAGAAGTAATAAAAGAAATGAACAGAATATTCAAACTTATTGAAGACAGAGTAAGTAAAATACCCTCAGATAAGAGAAAAAAGGTAATCCATCTTGGAGGAACTCCAACAAGGGTTTCAGGAGTATTGGGAGTTATTAATGATTTAATAAAAATTGCAGGAGCAATTAATCCTGCAGGCACAATCATGCAAAGAAATGTTGATGTTTCAGTAGAAAAAATAATTGAGTGGAATCCGGATGTAATATTCATCTGGGGTTCTGCAGGATATGATGAATCCTGGCTCTACCATAATTCCCAGTGGAGGTTCATAAAGGCAGTAAAAAACCGTAAAGTCTACAAGCTTCCAAGGTGGTCAACATGGTCGCCAAGACTAGCACCAATTGCTCTTTACATGGCTATGAAGATTTATCCTGAGTATTTTAGGGACATTAACTTTGAAAAGATAGCTGATGATTTTTACAAAAAAGTGTTTGGAATATCTTACTATAAAGTGAAGCGGTATGAAGGGTATTAA
- a CDS encoding FecCD family ABC transporter permease yields MKGIKAIMIIFSPLLVSWIALFLGAYEITPFMVLKILLNETFHIFEIGDIPEKAIIIDIRLPRVILAGCVGASLSVSGVTLQGIFRNPLVDPFILGISAGAAFGCALTIGFLSVLPVQIMAFLFAVLAVVIAYTVARVQGEVSRLPLILSGVIVSAFFTAMVSIVKFLVDPHKLQSIVYWLMGSFSLADWKAVKIGAAGVFFGVLPIFLMRWRLNVMSMGEEEAKALGVNIKRERLLFIGFSTFAVAVATSLCGIIGWVGLIVPHLVRMLTGPDHRSLVPLSLCAGAAFMIAADTISRTLTSFDIPVGIVTALTGAPFFLYLMKHGGQEAWGK; encoded by the coding sequence ATGAAGGGTATTAAAGCGATAATGATAATTTTTTCTCCTTTACTTGTCTCTTGGATTGCTCTTTTTCTTGGTGCCTACGAGATTACGCCATTCATGGTTTTAAAGATTCTTTTGAATGAGACATTTCATATCTTTGAAATCGGAGATATACCTGAAAAGGCAATAATTATTGACATAAGACTTCCGAGAGTGATCCTTGCCGGATGTGTAGGTGCCTCACTTTCAGTTTCAGGAGTAACCCTTCAGGGTATATTCAGAAATCCTCTGGTTGATCCATTTATCCTCGGGATTTCAGCAGGTGCTGCCTTTGGATGTGCCCTGACTATCGGATTTTTGAGTGTGCTTCCTGTTCAGATTATGGCTTTTTTATTTGCCGTGCTTGCCGTAGTCATTGCTTATACAGTTGCGAGGGTGCAGGGGGAGGTGTCCCGTCTCCCTCTTATTCTTTCTGGAGTGATAGTTTCAGCCTTTTTTACAGCAATGGTTTCAATAGTCAAATTTCTTGTTGACCCTCACAAACTTCAGAGCATCGTTTACTGGCTTATGGGAAGTTTCTCTCTTGCCGACTGGAAAGCTGTAAAAATTGGAGCAGCTGGAGTTTTTTTTGGAGTTTTGCCTATTTTTTTAATGCGATGGAGGCTTAATGTAATGAGTATGGGAGAAGAGGAGGCTAAGGCACTGGGAGTAAACATAAAGAGGGAGAGACTACTTTTCATAGGCTTTTCAACTTTTGCTGTAGCTGTGGCTACATCTCTTTGTGGGATCATAGGATGGGTTGGTCTTATCGTGCCTCATCTGGTAAGAATGCTTACAGGGCCTGACCATAGAAGCCTTGTTCCACTTTCTCTTTGTGCAGGTGCTGCCTTCATGATTGCTGCCGATACTATTTCAAGAACTCTTACAAGTTTTGACATACCTGTAGGAATAGTAACAGCCCTTACTGGTGCACCATTTTTCCTATACCTTATGAAACATGGGGGTCAAGAAGCCTGGGGTAAGTGA
- a CDS encoding ABC transporter ATP-binding protein, whose protein sequence is MLSVKNIYFKHKTTGREVLKGVSFDALDGSITTILGPNGSGKTTLFKCIIGLWKPHKGEVMVDGVSVDKLSFRKRARIFSVVPQEHEPPFPYSVFDVVLMGRASYVGVFSSPGKRDYEMAEEALKIAGIEHLRDVPYTKISGGERQLTLIARALCQNAPVMLLDEPTSHLDFRNQITLLKKIKEIAGQRKLTVVMTLHDPNLAGIFSDKVVVINSGTKVAEGSPEEVLTEDLIKRVYDVEVRKTQINGRSIICPVL, encoded by the coding sequence ATGCTTAGCGTAAAAAATATTTATTTCAAGCATAAAACAACCGGAAGGGAAGTTTTAAAGGGTGTAAGTTTTGATGCTCTGGATGGTAGCATTACCACAATTCTTGGCCCAAATGGTTCAGGGAAAACCACACTTTTTAAATGCATAATCGGACTGTGGAAACCTCATAAAGGCGAGGTTATGGTTGATGGTGTTTCTGTAGATAAGCTTTCTTTCAGAAAAAGGGCAAGGATTTTTTCGGTGGTTCCTCAGGAGCATGAACCTCCTTTTCCCTATTCAGTTTTTGATGTGGTTTTGATGGGCAGAGCAAGCTATGTTGGAGTTTTTTCATCTCCTGGTAAAAGAGATTATGAAATGGCTGAAGAGGCTTTAAAAATAGCTGGAATTGAACATTTAAGAGATGTGCCCTACACAAAAATAAGTGGTGGAGAGAGACAGCTTACCTTGATTGCAAGAGCTCTTTGCCAGAATGCTCCTGTGATGTTACTTGATGAGCCGACCTCACATCTTGATTTTAGAAATCAGATAACTCTGCTTAAAAAAATCAAGGAAATTGCAGGACAGAGAAAATTGACTGTTGTTATGACCCTACACGATCCAAATCTGGCAGGTATTTTTTCTGATAAGGTGGTTGTAATTAACTCAGGAACCAAGGTAGCAGAAGGAAGTCCTGAAGAAGTTCTTACAGAGGATTTGATTAAAAGAGTTTATGATGTTGAGGTAAGAAAAACTCAGATTAACGGACGAAGTATAATATGTCCTGTTTTGTAG
- a CDS encoding cobaltochelatase subunit CobN, whose amino-acid sequence MLKIVSIVWQSYYNAVLRASKSIKEFKIKVYSARVLDSKPERLDEVLKEIKDADILFLYRSTEPVWEEIEKTIKKEGLKAKIVCLGHDPSYWMLSNVDHKIVHKAYKYLVINGEKNIKNLFLFLANELTGLNILYDEPEEIPWEGLYHPRAEIIFTDVEEYLSWYQRYKPHTYGKNPTVGILFSRHYWINGNTEVEDLLIEELEAKGFNVISAFAYSVKDNALGTKGSGEVILDWFFDEHGTPRIDIMVKLISFFLGTNREKTIDNTEVAADGVEILKRLNVPVISPVSSYYKTIEEWEKEDLNLDIGWSIALPEFEGVIEPVIISAQKEGSEDERIKVPIRERVKKLVERISRWVELKKTPAHERRVAFILHNNPCASVEATVGSAAYLDSIESVVEIMKKMKESGYNVDPPENGKALIDEIMSKKAISEFRWTTVEEIVEKGGVIALVDKEKYLEWFNELPPKTRLKMIEAWGEPPGEHKNEIPPAMVYDGKIVITGLRFGNVLVMVQPKRGCAGARCDGQVCRILHDPDTPPPHQYVATYKWLSREFKAHAVVHVGTHGNLEFLPGKGVALSQACFPDIGIDTMPHLYIYNADNPPEGTIAKRRSLAVLVDHMQTVLTEGGLYDELLELDRLLGEYEEAKKKEPARLHVLEHLIIHAITKSKLDREIKVLWQGKKISLSELSHDELHQIPFEKIVEEAHAKLSLIRNTQIQDGMHVFGRVPEAERRIDFIYSILRYDAGSEVSLRKEIAKLLGYELSDLVSNPQGFDPEKGKSYGAILEEIDRIGKEVIKKVLFQEVN is encoded by the coding sequence ATGCTCAAAATAGTTTCCATCGTTTGGCAGAGCTATTACAATGCAGTTTTAAGAGCATCAAAAAGTATTAAAGAGTTTAAGATAAAAGTCTACTCAGCAAGAGTCCTTGACTCAAAACCTGAGAGGCTTGATGAAGTCTTGAAAGAGATTAAAGATGCTGATATTTTATTTCTTTATCGTTCAACAGAACCAGTTTGGGAAGAGATAGAAAAAACAATAAAGAAAGAGGGTTTAAAAGCAAAAATAGTATGCCTTGGGCATGATCCTTCTTACTGGATGCTTTCCAATGTAGACCATAAGATTGTGCATAAAGCATATAAATATCTCGTGATAAATGGGGAAAAAAATATTAAAAATCTATTTCTCTTTCTTGCTAATGAGCTCACCGGTTTAAATATTCTTTATGATGAACCCGAAGAAATTCCATGGGAAGGGCTATATCACCCAAGGGCAGAAATCATTTTTACTGATGTTGAGGAATATCTCAGCTGGTATCAAAGATACAAACCTCATACATACGGAAAAAATCCCACAGTTGGAATACTTTTTTCGAGGCATTACTGGATAAACGGTAATACCGAGGTTGAGGATTTGCTTATTGAAGAGCTTGAGGCAAAGGGATTTAATGTAATCTCAGCGTTTGCCTATTCTGTAAAGGATAATGCTTTAGGAACAAAGGGTAGCGGAGAGGTAATATTAGATTGGTTCTTTGATGAGCATGGTACACCAAGAATTGATATTATGGTGAAGCTTATCTCCTTTTTCTTGGGAACTAACAGAGAAAAGACAATAGATAACACTGAAGTAGCCGCAGATGGAGTTGAGATTCTGAAAAGGCTTAATGTGCCGGTTATTTCACCCGTCTCTTCTTATTATAAAACAATTGAAGAATGGGAAAAGGAAGATTTAAATCTTGATATTGGTTGGTCTATTGCGCTTCCTGAGTTTGAAGGAGTCATTGAGCCAGTTATTATTTCTGCGCAAAAAGAAGGCTCTGAAGATGAAAGGATAAAAGTCCCAATAAGAGAAAGGGTGAAAAAACTTGTAGAAAGGATTTCTCGATGGGTTGAGCTTAAAAAAACTCCTGCCCATGAAAGAAGGGTTGCCTTTATACTTCACAACAACCCATGTGCCTCTGTTGAAGCAACGGTTGGCTCAGCTGCTTATCTTGACAGCATTGAAAGTGTAGTTGAGATTATGAAAAAGATGAAAGAATCTGGCTACAATGTTGATCCACCTGAGAACGGAAAAGCCTTGATAGATGAGATAATGAGTAAAAAGGCAATTTCAGAGTTCAGATGGACAACTGTTGAAGAAATCGTTGAAAAAGGTGGTGTTATTGCTTTAGTTGATAAGGAAAAATATCTTGAATGGTTCAATGAACTTCCTCCCAAGACCCGTTTAAAAATGATTGAGGCATGGGGAGAGCCTCCAGGGGAACACAAAAATGAAATACCTCCTGCAATGGTTTACGATGGAAAAATCGTAATCACAGGGCTTAGATTTGGAAATGTTTTGGTTATGGTTCAACCAAAAAGAGGATGTGCAGGAGCAAGATGCGATGGACAGGTCTGTAGAATACTTCACGATCCCGATACACCACCACCTCATCAGTATGTGGCAACGTATAAGTGGCTTTCCCGTGAGTTTAAAGCTCATGCAGTAGTTCATGTAGGCACTCATGGAAATCTTGAATTTTTGCCAGGTAAAGGGGTTGCCCTTTCTCAAGCCTGTTTTCCTGACATTGGTATTGATACAATGCCTCACCTTTATATTTACAATGCCGACAATCCACCTGAGGGTACCATCGCCAAGAGACGCTCTCTGGCAGTTCTTGTTGATCACATGCAGACTGTCCTTACGGAAGGAGGACTTTACGATGAACTTTTAGAGCTTGACAGACTCCTTGGTGAGTATGAAGAGGCAAAGAAAAAAGAACCTGCAAGGCTTCATGTTCTTGAACACTTGATAATACATGCGATTACCAAATCAAAGCTTGACAGAGAGATAAAAGTTTTATGGCAGGGCAAGAAGATTTCACTTTCAGAGTTAAGCCATGATGAGCTGCATCAGATACCCTTTGAGAAAATTGTGGAAGAAGCGCATGCAAAGCTTTCGCTTATTAGAAATACCCAGATCCAGGATGGTATGCATGTTTTTGGCAGGGTTCCAGAGGCAGAAAGAAGGATTGATTTTATTTATTCAATTCTAAGATACGATGCAGGAAGTGAAGTTTCACTGAGAAAAGAGATCGCAAAATTACTTGGATACGAGCTTTCAGATCTTGTTTCGAATCCTCAGGGTTTTGATCCTGAAAAAGGCAAATCCTACGGTGCAATTTTAGAAGAGATAGACAGGATAGGCAAAGAAGTGATAAAAAAAGTTTTGTTTCAGGAGGTTAACTGA